One stretch of Clavibacter californiensis DNA includes these proteins:
- a CDS encoding glycoside hydrolase family 26 protein has product MPRRRLIERAVVTAVAPAVVVTATVLIAPASVARTTATPVVPAAPAAIVLSVASGPVGTPVTVTGTGFPSSKAAVVAVGSTTKRITTTATGRFTTAVAIPRTVLSTVRITATAGARAAGSAFTVTKATSSGSARTTAPTPSSTSAPATTAPGVSSARLRLGLSTPGGPTANGELDAASATLGESPSIVMSHVDFTHPAPIAGLQSVAARGADSLITWEPWQGGAGVDQAAYTNARIIAGDQDARIRSWGADLAEYGKTVYLRYGHEMNGNWYPWSDGVNGNASGSYVQAWMHVHDLVVAQGATNVKWVWSPNVPYPGSTDLASLYPGADQVDVVALDGYNWGAVAGQRWTAPADLFGPGIAQLRAVAPGKPLVIGEVASSETGGSKAAWDRDLVAYLQAQPDVLGFVWFDFQKEADWRIDSSAASATALRDALALRRG; this is encoded by the coding sequence ATGCCCAGACGCCGTCTCATCGAGCGCGCGGTCGTCACCGCCGTCGCCCCCGCGGTCGTGGTGACCGCCACCGTCCTCATCGCCCCCGCCTCCGTGGCCCGCACCACGGCGACACCCGTCGTGCCCGCGGCCCCCGCCGCCATCGTCCTCTCCGTCGCCTCCGGCCCGGTCGGCACCCCCGTGACGGTCACCGGCACGGGCTTCCCCTCCAGCAAGGCCGCGGTCGTCGCCGTCGGGTCGACCACGAAGCGCATCACGACCACCGCCACGGGCAGGTTCACGACCGCGGTCGCGATCCCGCGCACCGTGCTGTCGACCGTCCGCATCACCGCGACCGCGGGCGCCCGTGCGGCCGGATCCGCGTTCACCGTCACGAAGGCGACGTCGAGCGGATCCGCGCGCACCACCGCCCCGACGCCCTCGTCCACGAGCGCACCGGCGACCACCGCCCCCGGCGTCAGCTCCGCCCGCCTGCGCCTCGGCCTCTCGACCCCCGGCGGTCCCACGGCGAACGGCGAGCTCGACGCCGCGTCGGCGACCCTCGGCGAGAGCCCGTCCATCGTGATGAGCCACGTCGACTTCACGCACCCGGCGCCCATCGCGGGGCTCCAGAGCGTCGCCGCGCGCGGTGCCGACAGCCTCATCACGTGGGAGCCGTGGCAGGGCGGCGCGGGCGTCGACCAGGCCGCCTACACGAACGCGCGCATCATCGCGGGCGACCAGGACGCCCGCATCCGCTCCTGGGGCGCCGACCTCGCGGAGTACGGCAAGACCGTCTACCTCCGCTACGGACACGAGATGAACGGCAACTGGTACCCGTGGTCGGACGGCGTGAACGGCAACGCATCCGGCTCCTACGTCCAGGCGTGGATGCACGTGCACGACCTCGTGGTCGCGCAGGGCGCCACGAACGTGAAGTGGGTGTGGAGCCCGAACGTGCCGTACCCGGGATCCACCGACCTCGCCTCCCTCTACCCCGGCGCCGACCAGGTCGACGTCGTCGCGCTCGACGGCTACAACTGGGGCGCCGTCGCCGGCCAGCGCTGGACCGCGCCCGCCGACCTCTTCGGCCCCGGCATCGCGCAGCTGCGCGCCGTCGCGCCGGGCAAGCCGCTCGTCATCGGCGAGGTGGCCTCGAGCGAGACGGGCGGGTCCAAGGCCGCGTGGGACAGGGACCTGGTCGCGTACCTGCAGGCGCAGCCCGACGTGCTCGGCTTCGTGTGGTTCGACTTCCAGAAGGAGGCGGACTGGCGCATCGACAGCTCGGCCGCCTCCGCCACCGCCCTCCGCGACGCGCTCGCGCTCCGGCGGGGCTGA
- a CDS encoding glycosyltransferase codes for MRILMWHVHGGWTDSFVLGSHEILFPTTPARDAWGLGRGGRAWPTSAREVDPSSLYDADIDLVLLQRVAEIAEAERLLGRRLGSDVPAVFLEHNTPRGAPTETVHALADRDDIPVIHVTRFNALMWDTGVAPTTVVEHGVPDPGALYTGDVASFGAVINEPVRRGRITGTDLLPAFAAVAPVEVFGMGTDLLPGAFPDLGDRIVPRGDLSTARMHPELARLRAYVHPHRWTSLGLSLLEAMHMGMPVLVLDATEASRAVPPDAGALSSDPADLVRVARLLAADPDEAARRGRVGREAALARYSLGRFLRDMDAVLHDAVDAAAARRARRALAGSGSPTPPHHPLDERTTR; via the coding sequence ATGAGGATCCTGATGTGGCACGTCCACGGCGGCTGGACCGACTCGTTCGTCCTCGGATCCCACGAGATCCTGTTCCCCACGACGCCCGCGCGCGACGCATGGGGCCTCGGCCGCGGCGGCCGCGCGTGGCCCACGAGCGCGCGCGAGGTGGATCCGTCGTCCCTGTACGACGCCGACATCGACCTCGTCCTCCTCCAGCGCGTCGCCGAGATCGCGGAGGCGGAGCGCCTGCTCGGCCGTCGCCTCGGATCCGACGTGCCCGCCGTCTTCCTCGAGCACAACACCCCGCGCGGCGCCCCGACCGAGACCGTGCACGCGCTCGCCGACCGCGACGACATCCCGGTGATCCACGTCACGCGCTTCAACGCGCTCATGTGGGACACCGGCGTCGCACCGACCACGGTCGTCGAGCACGGCGTGCCCGACCCGGGCGCGCTCTACACGGGCGACGTCGCGTCGTTCGGCGCGGTGATCAACGAGCCCGTGCGCCGCGGCCGCATCACCGGCACCGACCTGCTGCCCGCGTTCGCGGCGGTCGCGCCCGTCGAGGTGTTCGGGATGGGCACGGATCTGCTCCCGGGTGCCTTCCCCGACCTCGGCGACCGGATCGTGCCGCGCGGCGACCTGTCGACGGCCCGCATGCACCCCGAGCTCGCGCGGCTGCGCGCCTACGTGCACCCGCACCGCTGGACCTCGCTCGGGCTGTCGCTGCTCGAGGCCATGCACATGGGGATGCCCGTGCTCGTGCTCGACGCGACCGAGGCGTCGCGCGCGGTGCCGCCGGACGCGGGCGCGCTCTCGTCCGACCCGGCCGACCTCGTGCGCGTGGCCCGTCTGCTCGCCGCGGATCCCGACGAGGCTGCCCGCCGCGGCCGCGTCGGCCGCGAGGCCGCGCTCGCCCGCTACTCGCTCGGCCGGTTCCTCCGCGACATGGACGCCGTGCTGCACGACGCGGTGGACGCCGCCGCCGCGCGCCGCGCCCGCCGGGCACTCGCCGGATCCGGCTCCCCGACTCCCCCGCATCACCCGCTCGACGAGAGGACGACACGATGA
- a CDS encoding glycosyltransferase, with the protein MRIAMISEHASPLATLGGVDAGGQNVHVAALSAALADAGHTVTVYTRRDDAALPARVAFAPGVEVVHLDAGPARAVPKDELLPHMGELADGLLADWRTARPDVVHSHFWMSGVAALDAAARLASSPVGAATAPPVLHTFHALGSVKRRHLGAEDTSPAARAELEPGVGRRADAVIATCSDEAAELVRAGVDAARITVIPCGVDIGHFTPRADDATDADPTRPMRVMVVGRLVPRKGVDLAIESLGILARRGLRDVELVIVGGSGDAADAGEDAEARRLMDAARGAGVADRVRLQGRVSQADMPAVMRTADVVVCAPWYEPFGIVPLEAMASGVPVVASAVGGLTDSVVDGVTGILVPPRDPAAIADALGELLADPARRRSLGRAGRDRMEHGYAWSTVAARTADAYRAAIQAAAPDALPADPTVVDAHLDALAPVLADLRTHAPRLTAWGREMADRMSHGARLLAAGNGGSAAEAQHLTSELVGRFDGDRRPFSAIALHSESSAVTAIGNDYGFDEVFARQVHAHARSGDIVVLLSTSGRSQNLLRAAAAARAAGATTWAMTGPGPNPLVEACDEHIALDGPSANVQEAQLVAVHAICRSFESRLRANDRAAARASAAPAPVSGAASASVPVTVAPASATPEPAEVPA; encoded by the coding sequence ATGAGGATCGCGATGATCTCGGAGCACGCCAGCCCGCTGGCGACGCTCGGCGGCGTGGACGCCGGCGGCCAGAACGTGCACGTGGCCGCGCTGTCGGCCGCGCTCGCGGACGCGGGCCACACCGTCACCGTCTACACGCGCCGGGACGACGCGGCGCTGCCCGCCCGCGTCGCGTTCGCGCCCGGCGTGGAGGTCGTGCACCTCGACGCCGGACCCGCCCGCGCGGTCCCCAAGGACGAGCTGCTGCCGCACATGGGCGAGCTCGCCGACGGCCTGCTCGCCGACTGGCGCACGGCGCGGCCCGACGTGGTGCACAGCCACTTCTGGATGTCCGGGGTCGCCGCGCTCGACGCCGCCGCACGCCTCGCGTCCTCCCCGGTCGGCGCCGCCACCGCACCGCCCGTGCTGCACACCTTCCACGCGCTCGGTTCCGTGAAGCGCCGCCACCTCGGCGCCGAGGACACCAGCCCCGCCGCACGCGCCGAGCTCGAGCCGGGCGTCGGCCGCCGCGCGGATGCGGTCATCGCGACCTGCTCCGACGAGGCCGCCGAGCTCGTGCGCGCGGGCGTCGACGCGGCCCGCATCACCGTGATCCCCTGCGGCGTCGACATCGGGCACTTCACGCCGCGCGCCGACGACGCCACCGACGCCGACCCGACGCGCCCGATGCGCGTCATGGTCGTCGGCCGCCTGGTGCCGCGCAAGGGCGTCGACCTCGCGATCGAGTCCCTCGGGATCCTCGCCCGCCGCGGCCTCCGCGACGTCGAGCTGGTGATCGTCGGCGGATCCGGCGACGCCGCCGACGCGGGCGAGGACGCCGAGGCCCGCCGCCTGATGGACGCCGCCCGCGGCGCCGGGGTCGCCGACCGCGTGCGCCTGCAGGGCCGCGTCTCGCAGGCCGACATGCCCGCCGTGATGCGCACCGCCGACGTCGTGGTCTGCGCGCCCTGGTACGAGCCGTTCGGCATCGTGCCGCTCGAGGCGATGGCTTCCGGCGTGCCCGTCGTCGCGTCGGCCGTGGGCGGCCTCACCGACAGCGTGGTCGACGGCGTGACCGGGATCCTCGTGCCGCCGCGCGACCCCGCCGCCATCGCCGACGCCCTCGGGGAGCTGCTCGCGGATCCCGCGCGCCGCCGCAGCCTCGGCCGCGCCGGCCGCGACCGGATGGAGCACGGCTACGCGTGGTCGACCGTCGCCGCCCGCACCGCCGACGCCTACCGCGCCGCGATCCAGGCAGCCGCACCCGACGCGCTCCCCGCCGACCCGACCGTGGTCGACGCGCACCTCGACGCGCTCGCCCCCGTGCTCGCCGACCTCCGCACGCACGCGCCGCGCCTCACCGCGTGGGGCCGCGAGATGGCCGACCGCATGAGCCATGGTGCGCGCCTGCTCGCGGCCGGCAACGGCGGATCCGCGGCCGAGGCCCAGCACCTCACGAGCGAGCTGGTGGGCCGGTTCGACGGCGACCGCCGCCCCTTCTCCGCGATCGCGCTGCACTCCGAGTCGTCCGCGGTCACGGCCATCGGCAACGACTACGGCTTCGACGAGGTGTTCGCCCGGCAGGTGCACGCGCACGCGAGATCCGGCGACATCGTCGTGCTGCTCTCCACGAGCGGCCGCAGCCAGAACCTCCTCCGCGCCGCGGCCGCCGCGCGCGCCGCCGGAGCCACCACCTGGGCGATGACGGGACCCGGCCCGAACCCGCTGGTGGAGGCGTGCGACGAGCACATCGCGCTCGACGGGCCGTCGGCCAACGTTCAGGAGGCGCAGCTCGTCGCCGTGCACGCGATCTGCCGCTCCTTCGAGAGCCGCCTGCGGGCGAACGACCGGGCGGCGGCGCGCGCGTCCGCCGCCCCCGCTCCGGTGTCGGGGGCCGCATCCGCGTCCGTCCCCGTGACGGTCGCGCCCGCGTCCGCCACGCCCGAGCCCGCCGAGGTGCCCGCGTGA
- a CDS encoding PfkB family carbohydrate kinase: MRIVVVGDVLLDVDMTGAAHRLSPDAPVPVIEVEESLPRAGGAGLVATMLARDGHDVRLVTVLSDDRHSATLRECLQRIEVVAGPSGAPTPVKTRVRADGHAIARIDEGCAPPPTPAATDAMLDAIATADAIVVADYGRGLTRDPRLRTALDARAARVPLVWDPHPAGEPPVPNTALATPNTAEARAFSGVAGRDVAAAADAARILLERWGVRTVAVTMSERGALLVSAPAPGSGSEGSAGGSMPVVVPAPLVATGDPCGAGDRLAATALAALAAGSPVEDAVRDAVASAAEYVDAGGVATLVGPPAARPIGGHAATALQVVRATRAAGGTVVATGGCFDLVHAGHARTLAAARALGDCLVVLLNSDDSVRRLKGPERPIMTEEDRVDLLMSLGVVDAVVLFSEDTPEEALRSIKPDLWVKGGDYRAEDLPESAVIAEWGGQAMTVQYHPGRSTTKLAGALARVG; this comes from the coding sequence GTGAGGATCGTCGTGGTCGGCGACGTCCTGCTCGACGTCGACATGACCGGCGCCGCGCACCGCCTCAGCCCCGACGCGCCCGTGCCCGTGATCGAGGTCGAGGAGTCGCTGCCCCGCGCGGGCGGAGCCGGCCTCGTCGCCACGATGCTCGCGCGCGACGGCCACGACGTGCGCCTCGTCACCGTGCTCTCCGACGACCGCCACTCCGCGACGCTCCGCGAGTGCCTGCAGCGGATCGAGGTGGTCGCCGGCCCATCCGGCGCGCCCACGCCCGTGAAGACCCGCGTCCGCGCCGACGGCCACGCCATCGCCCGCATCGACGAGGGCTGCGCGCCGCCGCCCACGCCGGCCGCGACCGACGCGATGCTCGACGCGATCGCCACGGCCGACGCCATCGTGGTCGCCGACTACGGCCGCGGCCTCACGCGCGATCCACGTCTCCGCACCGCCCTCGACGCGCGCGCCGCCCGGGTGCCGCTGGTCTGGGATCCGCACCCCGCGGGCGAGCCGCCCGTCCCGAACACCGCGCTCGCCACCCCGAACACCGCCGAGGCGCGCGCGTTCTCGGGCGTCGCCGGGCGCGACGTGGCCGCGGCCGCCGACGCGGCCCGGATCCTGCTCGAGCGGTGGGGCGTCCGCACGGTCGCCGTCACCATGAGCGAGCGCGGCGCCCTGCTCGTGTCGGCGCCCGCCCCGGGCTCGGGCTCGGAGGGCTCGGCCGGCGGATCCATGCCCGTCGTCGTCCCCGCCCCGCTCGTCGCGACCGGCGACCCGTGCGGCGCCGGCGACCGGCTCGCTGCCACGGCCCTCGCGGCGCTGGCCGCGGGATCCCCCGTCGAGGACGCCGTGCGCGACGCCGTCGCCTCGGCGGCCGAGTACGTGGACGCGGGCGGCGTGGCCACGCTCGTCGGCCCGCCCGCCGCGCGCCCCATCGGCGGCCACGCGGCGACCGCGCTCCAGGTCGTGCGCGCGACCCGCGCCGCGGGCGGCACCGTGGTCGCGACCGGCGGCTGCTTCGACCTCGTGCACGCCGGCCACGCCCGCACGCTCGCCGCGGCGCGCGCGCTCGGCGACTGCCTCGTGGTGCTCCTCAACTCGGACGACTCGGTGCGCCGCCTCAAGGGACCCGAGCGGCCGATCATGACCGAGGAGGACCGCGTCGACCTCCTCATGTCGCTCGGCGTCGTGGACGCGGTGGTGCTCTTCTCCGAGGACACCCCGGAGGAGGCGCTCCGCTCCATCAAGCCCGACCTCTGGGTCAAGGGCGGCGACTACCGCGCCGAGGACCTCCCCGAGTCGGCGGTCATCGCCGAGTGGGGCGGCCAGGCCATGACCGTGCAGTACCACCCGGGCCGCTCCACCACGAAGCTCGCCGGCGCGCTCGCCCGCGTCGGCTGA
- a CDS encoding alpha/beta hydrolase, with translation MTRAHRRRETALALAAVLVGLVILPAPPGSGVEGGFAQLDRYAALTQAQARRMIQAHPALELQVMDASPARVVSWWAAKDRKHQRALIRNSPALVGNLDGVDYASRDAANRRQLRAELRTEREAVAAHPDDADARDRLTALTAIRDALKPEARASGHAEPKRTLVSLSHRDPPLAAIAVGDLDTARQVTFTVPGMGTYTDDMQLWTETAQNVFDAQASVGAPAAHAVVAWIGYRTPPPGIDATLGDYAERGAPMLASEIAGLQAARHGGDLASVSVIAHSYGSTMAADALAARDLGVDSFVMLGSAGVEDGIDDARDLHARHVYAGEAADDDEAVWGRLSRQDPRAPAFGATVISVDGDPARGLLPVTTHAPVLHSPWNDDPDSRAWTTIRDPAQRAAEFAAHEKTYGYLDAGTESLRNAAIATTPHATARLDPAG, from the coding sequence GTGACCCGAGCCCACCGACGGCGCGAGACAGCGCTCGCCCTCGCCGCCGTGCTCGTCGGCCTCGTGATCCTGCCGGCCCCGCCCGGATCCGGCGTCGAGGGCGGCTTCGCCCAGCTCGACCGCTACGCCGCCCTCACCCAGGCGCAGGCCCGACGCATGATCCAGGCGCATCCGGCGCTCGAGCTGCAGGTGATGGACGCGTCGCCGGCGCGCGTCGTCTCCTGGTGGGCGGCCAAGGACCGCAAGCACCAGCGCGCGCTGATCCGGAACTCGCCGGCGCTCGTCGGCAACCTCGACGGCGTCGACTACGCCTCGCGCGACGCCGCCAACCGGCGCCAGCTGCGCGCAGAGCTGCGCACGGAGCGGGAGGCGGTCGCCGCCCACCCGGACGACGCCGACGCGCGCGACCGGCTCACCGCGCTCACGGCGATCCGCGACGCCCTCAAGCCCGAGGCACGCGCAAGCGGGCACGCCGAGCCGAAGCGCACCCTCGTGTCGCTCAGCCACCGGGATCCGCCGCTCGCCGCCATCGCGGTCGGCGACCTCGACACCGCCCGCCAGGTCACCTTCACGGTGCCGGGCATGGGCACCTACACCGACGACATGCAGCTCTGGACCGAGACCGCGCAGAACGTGTTCGACGCGCAGGCGTCGGTCGGCGCCCCGGCCGCGCACGCCGTGGTCGCGTGGATCGGCTACCGCACGCCGCCGCCCGGCATAGACGCGACGCTCGGCGACTACGCGGAACGCGGCGCCCCGATGCTCGCGAGCGAGATCGCCGGGCTGCAGGCCGCCCGGCACGGCGGCGACCTCGCGAGCGTCAGCGTCATCGCGCACTCGTACGGATCCACCATGGCCGCCGACGCCCTCGCCGCCCGCGACCTCGGCGTCGACTCCTTCGTGATGCTCGGCTCGGCGGGCGTCGAGGACGGCATCGACGACGCGCGCGACCTGCACGCCCGCCACGTCTACGCCGGCGAGGCCGCGGACGACGACGAGGCCGTGTGGGGCCGGCTCTCCCGGCAGGATCCGCGCGCGCCCGCCTTCGGCGCCACCGTCATCTCCGTCGACGGGGATCCCGCGCGCGGCCTCCTGCCGGTCACCACGCACGCCCCCGTCCTGCACTCGCCGTGGAACGACGACCCGGACTCGCGCGCCTGGACCACCATCAGGGACCCCGCCCAGCGCGCCGCCGAGTTCGCCGCGCACGAGAAGACGTACGGCTACCTCGACGCGGGCACGGAGTCGCTGCGGAACGCGGCCATCGCGACGACGCCGCACGCGACGGCACGGCTGGATCCCGCGGGCTGA
- a CDS encoding SDR family oxidoreductase has product MTDSPRPSTGRVLITGGASGLGAAVAQAVLAAGGEPIVLDLDTSSVTGMEAHRVDVSDTRATEALVTEIAQAHGGLDAVVTAAGIDRCGRLVDVAPTEWEKVIGVNLMGTVAVVRAALPFLTESHGRVVTVASSLAIKAVSDATAYCASKFGVLGFTRALAAETKGEVGVTTLIPSGMKTHFFDDRDPKYKPGSDANLNDPAAVADSVMFILGQPRGCEIRELVITHELEDSWP; this is encoded by the coding sequence ATGACCGACTCCCCCCGCCCCAGCACCGGCCGCGTCCTCATCACCGGAGGCGCGTCCGGGCTCGGCGCCGCGGTCGCGCAGGCGGTCCTCGCGGCCGGCGGCGAGCCCATCGTGCTCGACCTCGACACCTCGAGCGTCACCGGCATGGAGGCGCACCGCGTCGACGTCTCCGACACCCGCGCCACCGAGGCGCTCGTCACCGAGATCGCCCAGGCGCACGGCGGCCTGGATGCAGTGGTCACCGCCGCGGGCATCGACCGCTGCGGCCGCCTCGTCGACGTCGCCCCCACCGAGTGGGAGAAGGTCATCGGCGTGAACCTCATGGGCACGGTCGCCGTCGTCCGCGCGGCGCTGCCGTTCCTCACCGAGTCGCACGGGCGCGTCGTCACCGTCGCGTCGTCGCTCGCGATCAAGGCCGTCTCGGATGCGACCGCCTACTGCGCCTCGAAGTTCGGCGTGCTCGGCTTCACGCGCGCCCTGGCCGCCGAGACGAAGGGTGAGGTCGGCGTGACCACGCTGATCCCCTCCGGCATGAAGACGCACTTCTTCGACGACCGCGACCCGAAGTACAAGCCCGGCTCCGACGCGAACCTCAACGACCCGGCCGCCGTCGCCGACTCGGTGATGTTCATCCTCGGCCAGCCGCGCGGCTGCGAGATCCGCGAGCTCGTCATCACCCACGAGCTCGAGGACAGCTGGCCGTGA
- a CDS encoding glycoside hydrolase family 26 protein, with protein sequence MTHHPRTIRTATSLILGLALTAGILTAASPATAASGPAPTAASAAPPVSDARLRFGVATPGGPTDGSELDAVAALVGESPSIVLSYADFTQAPPIAALDSVAARGAETLLTWEPWKAGAGADQPAFTNASIAAGDHDAYIRDWGAALATWGGPVYLRYAHEMNGDWYPWAEGVNGNATGSYAAAWRHVHDVVVAQGATNVKWVWTPNVPYTGSTDLAGLYPGDAYVDVVGLDGYNWGTGVAGHAWTSPADLFGPGLAQLRGIAPAKPVVIAETASSEIGGSKAEWDTDLVAFLQAQPDVVAFVWFDMDKEADWRIGSSASSATAIRDALAARRA encoded by the coding sequence ATGACGCACCACCCCCGCACCATCCGCACCGCGACCTCCCTCATCCTGGGTCTCGCCCTCACCGCCGGGATCCTCACCGCAGCATCCCCGGCCACCGCCGCCAGCGGCCCGGCCCCGACCGCCGCGAGCGCCGCGCCCCCCGTCTCCGACGCCCGGCTCCGCTTCGGCGTCGCCACCCCGGGCGGCCCGACCGACGGCAGCGAGCTCGACGCCGTCGCCGCGCTGGTCGGCGAGAGCCCGAGCATCGTGCTCTCCTACGCCGACTTCACGCAGGCGCCGCCCATCGCGGCCCTCGACTCGGTCGCCGCGCGCGGTGCCGAGACGCTCCTCACCTGGGAGCCGTGGAAGGCGGGCGCGGGCGCGGATCAGCCCGCGTTCACGAACGCGAGCATCGCCGCGGGCGACCACGACGCGTACATCCGCGACTGGGGCGCCGCCCTGGCGACGTGGGGCGGACCCGTCTACCTCCGCTACGCGCACGAGATGAACGGCGACTGGTACCCGTGGGCCGAGGGCGTCAACGGCAACGCGACCGGCTCCTACGCCGCCGCCTGGCGCCACGTGCACGACGTCGTCGTCGCACAGGGCGCGACCAACGTGAAGTGGGTGTGGACACCCAACGTGCCGTACACCGGATCCACCGACCTCGCCGGCCTCTACCCCGGCGACGCGTACGTCGACGTCGTCGGGCTCGACGGCTACAACTGGGGCACCGGCGTCGCCGGGCACGCCTGGACCTCGCCCGCCGACCTCTTCGGCCCGGGGCTCGCGCAGCTGCGCGGCATCGCCCCGGCGAAGCCCGTCGTCATCGCCGAGACCGCGTCCTCCGAGATCGGCGGATCCAAGGCCGAGTGGGACACCGACCTCGTCGCGTTCCTGCAGGCCCAGCCCGACGTCGTCGCCTTCGTCTGGTTCGACATGGACAAGGAGGCGGACTGGCGCATCGGCAGCTCCGCGTCGTCCGCCACCGCCATCCGGGACGCGCTCGCCGCCCGTCGCGCCTGA